One window of Triplophysa rosa linkage group LG10, Trosa_1v2, whole genome shotgun sequence genomic DNA carries:
- the LOC130560312 gene encoding uncharacterized protein LOC130560312 — MRRFTAGLTTEHHPLYGTFCSKLSSCIFEWDKDDISRLKEAKKTMLLKKHQGHIPTEAQILSSITSSELAKHCRRRTRGVEETCDLIQGLLDSMWELTDTTGLRIINPESMTHVWEVQQKHLPCIQDPPGVQLYTKLGSGLQKGDKVLDVLRCGRGSSSLESFHRHQCTFIPGWRCNALHTQMYMLEGASRWNINRAHQAVDMSGTSQTKIYDVRLMYENHSHINVLSNRVLGSALLQEFIAPGKPTDERIAVEYLLAQSGRGDLLYPLEPGEITLLEMQVEVQEDECLDITVCDAADISLNTDTIGSSSSHDLLTSSLETSVPSGGSHSPDIEDMSCAGPSTSAPNRRCDSRGVPGWESVDNLAGYLISLNRTITALSTNEIAEILRLYSCLHSIDQSPSKYSLKCKKKILPGHWRASRKRSGSAPGQQAAER; from the exons ATGCGACGGTTCACTGCTGGTCTTACAACAGAGCACCATCCACTGTATGGCACTTTCTGCTCCAAGTTGTCCAGTTGTATCTTTGAATGGGACAAGGATGACATATCTCGTCTTAAAGAAGCGAAAAAGACcatgcttttaaaaaaacatcaggGGCATATTCCAACAGAGGCCCAAATCCTGTCAAGCATCACTTCCAGTGAGCTGGCCAAGCACTGCAGGAGGAGGACACGTGGAGTTGAAGAAACTTGTGACTTGATACAAGGATTGCTGGACTCCATGTGGGAGCTGACGGACACGACTGGTTTGCGCATCATCAATCCAGAGAGCATGACACACGTTTGGGAGGTACAACAGAAACATTTACCCTGCATCCAAGACCCGCCTGGTGTTCAGCTTTACACAAAGCTGGGCTCTGGGTTACAGAAGGGTGACAAGGTTCTGGATGTACTGCGGTGTGGCAGAGGGTCCTCTTCTCTGGAAAGCTTTCATCGCCATCAGTGCACTTTCATTCCAG GGTGGAGATGTAACGCTCTACATACTCAGATGTACATGCTTGAGGGTGCATCGAGATGGAACATCAACCGGGCTCATCAAGCTGTGGACATGAGTGGTACATCACAAACTAAAATCTATGATGTACGTTTAATGTATGAAAATCATTCACACATTAATGTCCTCAGCAACCGAGTCCTCGGATCTGCACTCCTGCAAGAATTCATAGCCCCTGGGAAACCCACTG ATGAGCGTATAGCAGTCGAGTACTTACTGGCACAATCTGGCAGAGGAGACCTACTTTATCCACTGGAGCCAGGTGAAATAACTCTGCTAGAGATGCAGGTTGAAGTTCAGGAGGATGAGTGTCTGGATATCACAGTATGTGATGCAGCGGACATCAGTTTAAACACAGACACTATTGGCAGTTCCAGCAGTCATGATTTATTGACCTCATCTCTG GAAACCAGTGTTCCAAGTGGTGGCTCTCACAGTCCTGACATTGAAGACATGTCCTGCGCTGGGCCCAGCACATCAGCTCCG aacCGTAGATGTGATTCAAGAGGTGTTCCTGGATGGGAGTCGGTGGATAACCTGGCAGGCTACCTCATCAGCCTCAACCGCACTATCACTGCTTTGTCAACCAACGAGATAGCAGAGATCTTGCGGCTGTATTCGTGTCTGCATTCCATTGATCAGTCCCCTTCCAAGTATTCCCTTAAGTGCAAGAAAAAGATCTTGCCAGGTCATTGGAGAGCTTCTCGAAAGCGTAGTGGCTCAGCCCCTGGTCAGCAAGCAGCTGAGAGGTGA